The Astyanax mexicanus isolate ESR-SI-001 chromosome 20, AstMex3_surface, whole genome shotgun sequence genome contains a region encoding:
- the bnip3lb gene encoding BCL2 interacting protein 3 like b produces the protein MSDGAAPTDNNNGEPGLNGSWVELEMNRSSGGSQASSISLATPPLAQVVEEDDGIAGGLEHVPSSSSIHNGDMEKILLDAQHESSRSNSSCDSPPRPHSPQDEGQISFDVDRGETQEVLEKMRDDDILMKDSDWVADWSSRPENVPPKEFHFRHPRRSVTLSMRKTGVMKKGGIFSAEFLRVFIPSLLLSHILALGLGVYIGKRLTTPPASSF, from the exons GCTCGTGGGTGGAGTTGGAGATGAACAGAAGCTCAGGTGGCTCTCAGGCCTCGTCCATCAGCCTGGCGACGCCACCGTTAGCCCAGGTGGTCGAGGAGGACGACGGCATTGCAGGCGGACTGGAGCACGTCCCCTCCTCGTCCTCCATCCATAACGGAGACATGGAGAAGATCCTGCTGGACGCTCAGCACGAGTCCAGCCGCAGCAACTCCTCTTGTGACAG CCCCCCTCGCCCCCACAGTCCTCAGGATGAAGGACAGATCAGCTTTGACGTGGACAGAGGAGAAACCCAG gAGGTGCTGGAGAAGATGAGGGATGATGATATTCTAATGAAGGACTCAGACTGGGTTGCCGATTGGTCCAGCAGACCAGAGAACGTCCCGCCCAA AGAATTCCATTTCCGTCACCCCCGGCGATCCGTGACCCTCAGCATGAGGAAAACCGGAGTGATGAAGAAAGGAGGAATCTTCTCAGCCGAGTTTCTGAGAGTGTTCATCCCCTCGCTGCTGCTTTCACACATACTGGCCCTGGGGCTCGG ggtCTACATTGGGAAGAGGCTGACCACGCCCCCTGCCAGCTCCTTTTGA